The following nucleotide sequence is from Ktedonobacteraceae bacterium.
TGCAAATTGCCCTGCGAATCAATATTGCCATACTCATTATTTTGTCCCTCAATCATCTGCCCCGACGGGTCACTCCTGGTCTCCGGATTCCCGCCGACATACATATAGGGGTTCATCCCCTGCCAGTTCCCCTGCACCTTGTCCGCCGACAAAAACACCCCGGATACTGGGTCATAATAGCGCGCGTGGAAGTAGTCCAGGCCGGTCAAGCTATCATTGTACTGTCCAATGAAGCCCTTCGCCGTGTTGATGCTGCCGGAAGAGTAGCGCCCGTTGCCATAGGGGCCGAAGAGTTGATTGCCCTGCACCGAGGCGCCGCCTGCCGACCAACTGATCTCCGAGAGGATGCTGCCCAGCGCGTCGGTCAGCAAAAAGGGGGTATTGTTGGCGTCCACGTCTCCGATCAGACGGCTGCCCAGGACGTAGTAATACGTGTTGGACTGGTTGCTGCCACTGCCGCTGTACTGGTGTTCTTCCAGCCCGAAGGGGTAGACGATGAGGGTGGTACCGGTGCTGCTGGTCGAACGGCGCAGCACCCGGTTGCCGGTGGCGTCGTAGAGGTATTGCTCCTGGTTGCTGCTGCTGGCGTACCATTGCGTCAGGTGATCCAAAATGTCATAGGTCAGCGTGCCGGTGGTGCTGCTGTAGGTGCGACCGGTGACGTTGCCCCACTGGTCGTAGCTCGTGGTGTAGCCCTGCCCCGTTTGATTGCTACAGGTGGCGCCCAGGCTGTAGAGGCCGGTCAATTGA
It contains:
- a CDS encoding RHS repeat-associated core domain-containing protein — protein: MNGGSTPYQYLYCNSSAPHQLTGLYSLGATCSNQTGQGYTTSYDQWGNVTGRTYSSTTGTLTYDILDHLTQWYASSSNQEQYLYDATGNRVLRRSTSSTGTTLIVYPFGLEEHQYSGSGSNQSNTYYYVLGSRLIGDVDANNTPFLLTDALGSILSEISWSAGGASVQGNQLFGPYGNGRYSSGSINTAKGFIGQYNDSLTGLDYFHARYYDPVSGVFLSADKVQGNWQGMNPYMYVGGNPETRSDPSGQMIEGQNNEYGNIDSQGNLHIWVQYPSYICLSW